The nucleotide window GAAGTCTGAAATTCCTCTCTACAGTGGAGCTTTTGATGCTAATCCATCACAGAGAACAAATGACTGATGgtaaattttgttgtttgttggttTTTTCTTAATACAAGggataaaaaaactttatgccaCCAATCTTTTTGTGATTCAATTTCCTCTACCAAAATGTGCTTGATTTAGATAAAAGTTTTTCCAAAACTTTCTTAAACTCTTTGTTTCTAAAAGTGTAAATCATTGGATTGAGCAATGGAGTAATTACTgtgtaaaaaagagaaagaagctTGCTCATAACATGCATTTGCCCTCTCtttgcaaataaatatacaacGATTATGGTTCCATAAAATATAGACACCACACTCAGGTGAGAGCTGCAGGTACTGAAGGCTTTCTGTCTCCCGGTTGCTGATGGGATCTTGAGGACGGTTGCAGCGATATAAATATAAGATAGAATAATGATTAGGAAAGGAACTGCAACAAAGAAGAAAGCCAATAAGATTGTTTGTAAATTAATCCATGAGGTATCGGAGCAAGAAAGTGCAAGTATGGGTTCAAAGTCACAATAGAAATGGTCAATGATATTGGGTCCACAGTATTCTAGGGTACTCATAGATATAGGATTgattaatgttattttaatgcCTAATAACCAGATGATAAGAACAGTTTTGATGCAAAATGTTCGGTTTATTATTGAATTGTAATGAAAAGGCTTGTAGATGGCCAAATAACGATCATAGGACATCACAGTCAGAAGAAGACACTCACAAGTCTCGGTAGTGGTAAAGAAAGAGAATTGGGTGATACAACCAGTAAGAGACATGGTACATCCATCATATAGAACAATATAAAGAAGATTGGGAAGAATAACCGTACTCAACATGATATCAAACAATGACAGCTGTGAGatgaagaagtacatgggagactGAAGGTTTTTACTTAGTAGACTCAAGGCCATGACGAGAAAGTTTCCACAAATGGTCACACAGTATATGGCAAGCAGGACTATAAAATTGAGAACTTTGATATGTTTAAGATTTGGAAATCCTAAAAGTACAACGGAGGTAATGTTATTCTTGTAGACCACCTGATAAGAGAGAGAAAATATGATCAAGCTAAATTTTACAAAGTTAAGCAAATACAAGAGACATggtctgtgtctctgtctgtcatttgcaaaccctgtttaatatacaacactgcgtaatatgttggcgctatataaatagtgtttattaataataatattattgaggataataatacaaaataaagcaaataaaatacttaaaatggcAATTTCTTGTTCAagaatattttcaaataaaagtaaattcaaTCATGGCgaacaaaaaagcaaagaaaaaaaaaaaaagaatctcaaGCTGGTGTGAAATGCAAGTGGAAAGCAGAAgtgctaataatattatatacaatttatataattaGTAGAAAAGTTGTTTTCTTTATAGATTTTATGGGATAATAATACAGAAGCAAAGTTGCATTCCAATGTTTATAACATATCATAGCAAAGTCACATGTATTCCTACAAAGGTCATATGTACTCACTCATATCCTAACAATAAGCAATTGTCTTAccatatttttatgtgtgttggCAGAGATAAGACTGAAGAACTGGGGCTGCTGATAttggattaataaaaataaatttattatacttCTGGGATTGTTTGGTCTCAAATGTACACTAAGATGACAgcaattataattaatattatttttggaatgctctaTGATGAACTGCTACCTGCTGCAGGCTGATTAACTCTACAGTAACAGAAAGCACAAAGTGAAATTGATTATACTGAGGTCACATACAGTGCCGGGATCTGTGCAGAGTAATGTTATTACTTAAGGTATCGCTATGTTACCCCTATTCAATCCCTCTCTCGTTCTTCCTATCTTTCCCACTATTTCTCCTATTATTCCTTCCCTTTCTTCCTTCCNNNNNNNNNNNNNNNNNNNNNNNNNNNNNNNNNNNNNNNNNNNNNNNNNNNNNNNNNNNNNNNNNNNNNNNNNNNNNNNNNNNNNNNNNNNNNNNNNNNNNNNNNNNNNNNNNNNNNNNNNNNNNNNNNNNNNNNNNNNNNNNNNNNNNNNNNNNNNNNNNNNNNNNNNNNNNNNNNNNNNNNNNNNNNNNNNNNNNNNNNNNNNNNNNNNNNNNNNNNNNNNNNNNNNNNNNNNNNNNNNNNNNNNNNNNNNNNNNNNNNNNNNNNNNNNNNNNNNNNNNNNNNNNNNNNNNNNNNNNNNNNNNNNNNNNNNNNNNNNNNNNNNNNNNNNNNNNNNNNNNNNNNNNNNNNNNNNNNNNNNNNNNNNNNNNNNNNNNNNNNNNNNNNNNNNNNNNNNNNNNNNNNNNNNNNNNNNNNNNNNNNNNNNNNNNNNNNNNNNNNNNNNNNNNNNNNNNNNNNNNNNNNNNNNNNNNNNNNNNNNNNNNNNNNNNNNNNNNNNNNNNNNNNNNNNNNNNNNNNNNNNNNNNNNNNNNNNNNNNNNNNNNNNNNNNNNNNNNNNNNNNNNNNNNNNNNNNNNNNNNNNNNNNNNNNNNNNNNNNNNNNNNNNNNNNNNNNNNNNNNNNNNNNNNNNNNNNNNNNNNNNNNNNNNNNNNNNNNNNNNNNNNNNNGTTTAAAGTATGTTTCAgggccaaatattttttttgaatgattcAAACCTGTCAGtaatttaataattacatattaattatttttctcattttggctttatttttcttttaatttcttttatttcacaataaaaattcaTCATTCACTCTGACAAAAAACTTTTGGAtgtcttttatttatgtaatgcaaatttaattaaaatatcaaaatatttctttttaaaatttctttttatataaaggtaaacttaaaaccaaaaaattaaggaattttttttttctttgctccttCCTTTTGATGTTTAAACGCATTCCGAAGATAAATAGCTCTGATTTTTTAGGAGTTAAAATTCAGACCATGCAATTCTCATCATGTTATCCAAACCCAGAACACCCCATGTGTTCCAATCAACTGGAGCAGAAACagagaaacacaaaaaacaaaaacaagtttttgaCCTCATTGGGTGCTTCTCTAGTTTTACCTACCGTTAACTTTTTCATATTGCCACGCTGTATAAACTTGTAGATCAAGATGTAAATCTTGAAGTGAGCACATAGGGCATTCTGGGTTTGGATAAGAGGAAGATGAAATGAAGAGAATGAATAAAGAGAATTGCATGGTCTCAAACCTAATTCCTGGGGAAACAGAACTATTTAACAGCGAAATTCATTGAGTGCAAGAATATAATTCATCCTAAAATACACCTTTGTCTTGGCATTGCCATCTTCAtctgttttctttcttgttcTGGCTATGCTTACCCCAGGCCCCGCAGGCAcgggattgggtgatgtagcctgctctaAATGGAAATAAAGAGTGCTGATGTCACTGCCCCTAAATTTTTGgccaatttgtgtttttttgcccatgtaggaaaaagcatACAGAACCCCCCAGGAATGCATGAGGTTGGCATGACCCCAATTAAAATGGCAATGATTCCATTCTGTCctttgaaccaaaaaaaaaggttgtctatccttttacgtaaagaaaaaaattaggaaacagTCACTGATTATGAATTTGTCTACCTACTATTATTTTCCTGTTGCCCTGCCAACTTTTACCTCCTTGGAGTACCGAATTGAGTAGCTTTCATTACTGATAACTTGAAGCAAGTTAAGTCTTATCTGACCGAGGCAAAAAATCTGTAGCAGAGGGAGTGTCTTTTTTTGGAATAGGCTGACCACTACAGAAATGGAAATATAAACTCTTGAAGAAATTTGGAGGGTTGGATAAACCCCTTCTTCAGGTTCTCATCAACAGATTTCTCTAGCAAACTCAGGGGGTGAATACCGTCAAATGGAATTTCATATCCCCAGATAAGATATATTGAGGTGGGGGTATTTTAGCCCCCATTTTAGCCCCCATCAAACACTTACAGGCAGTCTTCGTAGCGTGGCAATTACCAGCGTAGGACCCGGTGAGATGTGGTAGAGGTAGCTGCTGTAGTATCCTCATAGTAATGTGGCAACGTTCATATAATAGTAACTTTATATCAGCTTACTGTTTTTATCATCCTAAATATAGGTCCATTTCCTGGAAGTGTTCCACTTTCCCACTTGACAGTGGTGGCTATGCATTATAGCATATGTACGGGATGTCTATAGATTGTATTACCACTTTACAGAAAAATGCCAGAACATGGGGTCAGTCCAAGATTTTACATTAAATGGACCATGTCTTACATAACCAATATATATTTCTTCCTATACGTATTCCTATACCTACTCCAATAATGTGTAACCCTGAACCCTGCCTTCTTTATTTGGTAGGCCAGCTACCcccaacataaaaatgaaaatttgctaCCTAGCTCTTTGTTCCTTGTTCTGGACGATAGATTTACTGAACATTTTCAAACTACTGTAAAGGCTATTTCATATCCGTGCATCTGCCAATGCTTCTGAACTGTAGGGGAAACCTTCTCAAAAATCATTTGCATTTTACACCTCCAGCTTTGGGTGGTGGCTTCGGGTTCCTACACTAATACAAGgcacaaaagcaaaataaagaaaccaCGATGCATAGCAAAACATCGGGCATCTGACACCTCTATTCAGCCAGATTACCTCTAAAATCTAGAGAAGTTTGGTCTGAGCAGTGGGACAGGCAAAGAATCTCTTTCAAGTCTCACAGCTTGCATGGGCCACACCATCCATGTATTGGCAATGTACAAGGATGACAATGTATTCCTGATTAATACTGTAATGCATTTATTCAATGCAAGAAAAATATCATTCACCCCAATTTATATAACTTGATATTACCATGATATATAACCAAGCaaaatagtaattttatatttgtcaattatttatttacagttattgCCAGTTACAGACAAATGTGGTTTGAATGACTATGCAATAATGACCTCTGGCGCTAAAATCagcagtaacaataaaaaaaaacaaaaacttgattGCCTTACATTAAGGAACCCTCAAGAATTTGTCCCTAAGTTTCTCTACAATGACATCTTTGTAATTATGACGTACGTATGCTGGTTGACCAGTGCAGTTTATCCGTTCATCCTCATTTTGTAGCGATGATTTTTTTGAGTTGCaattaaaaacttgcaaaattgcaaaaacaaaagtcattaTTTCTTAGTGGAGTTTGACCTATTACAGTTGGAACTGCCAAGAAAACCTTAGCTGGAGTTTAGTTTTTTTGAAAGAAATcttataaatgcatattttggTGAAAATGTGACCTTTCTTCCAGTACCAATTAGTCTAGAACATTGGACTGTATGGAGACCATCTGAATTAATTTTTCAGTCCGCTTTACCGCctaatttagttatattttaatattgttacagGCATGAATACAGTGGGAATTAGGTGTCCTCTCCATGGAAtcattaaagctctgcaaaaatatataaataaagcaagctTATGTAGTGATTTTTAGCTTATACAGAAACATTGAAGGGACCTCTTAGTTTAGGTAGTGCAAATAAAAATTCCTggatttaattcattttaatctttctaatctttgatttattttatataaagctttCATTTACCCCTAGAAACCTGGAGGAACCTGGTCGAGAAACATTGGGATAGTGAGAttcaaagtaacatttttgtgaCTCTTTTGTATCAATGCTGTTTCATTTTTTGGAATATCCCCAAACTAATGAAGTAGCTTTTTCTTCATATATTAACCATAATAATCCACATTTCTTTATCAAAGGTTTTATCATCTTGTTTATTGTttgataaatttatattttcttaatattttttattgttttcatgtgttttgttaaatttttttttgttagttttatggaagtaaaattattaaacttatttttttttttttacaattactttgCATAATTTAACATCATTTCAaactagatacattttaaattaaatgtaaatttttgtattCATCAAAATGGagaaagtgatttttattttttttgggggggttctTGTTTTTTGGTTACTtgaaaattaaaatcattttattactaaaaaaaaaccttgtttgtCTTAAAAAAGATCTCTATATATTTCTGTATCTTAAGTACTGACACcgtgttttttttagtaaacaggcccaaagcagaaaaataaaatgggagGTTCATAGATATAAAGTGGGTAACTCCAGATGGATAATCAACAGCCATCATGCGGAAATGTTGtaagtgcatttttatttttatttgaaccaactttattttttaccttactGAAATTAATAATGTACAATGATGAAGTGGAACAATAAACTTAAATACAAAATTTGAGGAACTTTGGTGAAGGCAGAACGTGCTTTTAACCAGACAGAGCATGTGCAAAGTGTGAATTTATATAGCTTATTAAGCTTtgagaattatttttatacatatatacttactatatacttatatttacttAGGTtatttcaagttatttcattatgtattttctttctctaggtcacatataaaaacaatatcactacaatattctttttgggaTTCGGCAACAATGACAGATGTAATATTCTGCTCTTCCTTATTTTTCTCCTTATATACTGTGTGACGCTAGGTGAGAATTTCATGATCATCATGCTGGTATATTACAGTAAGACCCTCCactctcccatgtacttcttcctctcccaactCTCCATATCTGACATCTTGCTGACCACAGATATTGTCCCtagcatgttaaatattttattccataaGAAGGCCTCTATGTCTTTTCTTGACTGTATCAGTCAACTTTATTTTCTCGGTTCATCATTAGCTTTTGAATGTTTCATTTTGAAGTGATGTCCTATGACCGCTATTTAGCCATCTGCTCTCCTCTTCATTATGCCTCCATTATGAACCATGGGCTTTGTATTAAATTAATTCTTGCCTCCTGGCTCTTGAGCTGCTCCATATCGTTTATATTTATTCTTAGTGTATGTCAGCTACAGTTCTGCGGACCAAATACCATtgaccatttcttctgtgatGTTCAAGCTCTTTTGAAGCTTTCCTGTTCGGATGTTTCTATAGTTCAGTTGGAAGCCACTCTACTCTCCATTCCTGATATAGCATTACCATTTCTTCTGATTGTAGCTTCCTATGTGAATATTGTGTGCACCGTTTTAAAGATTCCCTCCTTTTCTGGAAGACTGAAATCTTTTTCCACTTGCAGCTCCCATCTGACGGTCGTGTCTATGTACTACGGGACTCTGACCGTCATGTACATTCTTCCACAAATGGCACAGTCACATATAATTAGCAAGACACTGGCAATGCTGTACACGGTCCTAACTCCATTTTTAAATCCATTGATATACAGCTTGAACAATAAAGCCCTAAAAAGAGctttgaaaaatattatatttgaccATAGATCGCATTATTAAAAAACCACTTGGGTGGAAATGGAATAATTGTTTGAAGTGTAAGTGTATTactattacatatataaaatgtgaacCTTTTACAAAATTTTTAGGTCTCAGTGAACTCATGCCAATATAAAACTCCTGTGTGTAACCAATTGACTAACAATATAAGCACCAATCCCTATGTCATCATAGTTAAATAGATAGGTTGAAATATTACATAAATTCATCAAGTTAAACatctagtgaaataaacatattccaagatataaaaccctatgggcatatttggtccagaggaaggctaaaaaaaccctggtacaatttgctccagcaGGTTGAAAattattccttcctgattccatgaggcaatcggatgttccttggaccaacagtctctgttatctttactttaaagccttaatccccagttatattctgtgcttctagaaatcatccagctttttcttaaagcaatctatagaacttgcagaaatttcttcctgagggagccgatgccacattttcacaccttacagtcaagaatcccttccttatccggagcttaaacttcttttcctccagacgcaaggagtgcccccttgtgctttgtaatgatctcaaagtgaatattcagtAGAATAATTCTccatatggactgtttatatatttatacagcatgatcatatccccccttatatgtctcttctcaactggactgcatattccagatgtggtctgccCCAATGCTTtctacaggggcagaattatgtctctatctctgcagtctattcctcttttattacaagaaattactttactgGCTTTAGATAATAACAGCAAGCAATGCTAAATTGcaataagtctatgatccaccagaacccccagatccttttccttttctgactcccccaaatgtattccccctagacagtatgaagcatgcatgttgttacccccaagtgcacgtagattatagacatcctatatggacataattccattacatagtttggtgtcatctgcaaataccCACATTCTATAAAAGAATGTGAATAAGTCCTTCTACAAAGAAAATTTCTTAGTAATACAAACAATGTGAGCCCAGTAGTTCTTACATTATTGGATAATCTCTTCTATGTTTTACACCCTACATTCGGTTTATGGATATGGTCAGTGACAAAACTGAGGTAGGCAATTAAACGTTGCTTTGTTGATGACACTAAATCAATAAAAAGCCCATCTGTTGTACAACAggattgtttatatatatatatatatatatatatatatatatatatatatgtctaccagattgtaaactcttgggggcagggtcctctcctcgtgtatcactgtctgtattatgtctaccagattgtaaactcttgggggcagggtcctctcctcgtgtatcactgtctgtattagtctgtcatttacaatccctatttaatgtacagcgctgcgtaatatgttggcgctatatatatgcATTCCTCCATTGTTTTATAGGTGTCTATGTTATTGctattgtgttttactttattgtaattgAAGGATTATGTTCTGACCCTTATAAGATTATTACACTACCATCTGCTTCAAGTTCATCATGTTGTATGTTCATAGATGCCTTCTTCATGCCTCagttttaactttgatttactgTGACCTTTCTGTTAGCAAATACCAGTCTGGCCATTcacctctgacctctggcattaaCAAGGCGTtttcactagggatgagtgagaatgcctctggggTCCgccaaaggagaacctcctgataTTGTGACATAAGTGTcccttacaaatgatacatttgttacatatataaatgtatcatttgtaagagatacttatattacaatgtcaggaggttctcctgtgctgggcatgttctcaatgattgcacttgtggctgcattcattgagaagagtgtgcgatccccagggaaCTAGATCCTCCTGTTCAATGAGAGCTTGACcactcagccaatcagaagggCGTTCTCGCTTCTTTTTCAGTAAGTGAGAGAGGCCTGATTCGCCACAaaatcaaacttaatattcttgctcatCATTAGTTTTAACCCACTATCTGGATAATTTCTCTTTTTCAGTCCATTCTCTCTAAACTCTAGAGATGGATGTGGCTGAAAATCCCAGGAAATCATCAGTTTATAAAAAATCAGACCAGCCCACCTAACCCCAACAACTGTGACACTTACAAGATcacctatatattatatttcctcATCATTCTGATTCTTCCTTCATCCTGGCAgcgtctacatgcctaaatgcatggAGTTACTGCCATGTGGATGACGGTATaaacagttgaacaggtgtacctaataaagtggccagggTTTTTATATGAGTAGACACACAGTTCATAAAGTTCTCATtatggaccttatttattaaacccccctagcgttctaattctgtcaatttttttttatgcaaaacgTGATCCTAATTtctttgcatagaaatttttgtttatattgtagggctgtaattcttaggattaactcccgggtatgataattatatttatttattataaaaaaattataatataatacataataatatataataattttaaaataatgaaataatagacaacaatgtaatcttaaaataaaatataaaattaaaaatgtacttttatttttatttcatgttgtgtggtgtttttgtactgtaaaaaacatttaaaagcagattacattgtaatctgcttttaaatttccctccctgacacacccccatacatcactaatcacatcacctggaagatgactgcttctccggggtgatgtgagtggggatttccctgtcctgcctcacacagacacacagacgccgcaggacttctgcattgtgcttcacatctcagtGCAGATGCCAGCAGtaatagcaaattccaggggtTCCAGGGGACCAACCCCGAAATTTGCttttgctgctggcatctgcaggcGTGGCTgggacctgggtggtatttaaaagcagattactcagttctgcttttaaatttcccacccggccacaccccccgataAACCGGCCCCCaggcttcacagcaggaccatcggatcgctgctggagcatggggcaaaggtaagggggcttcttaaagttaccccaagtatgactcgggattaccgctttttgcatgtaaaagcccccctgaatcacactcgggattaccgctagggggggttaaagctctccaacaatgAAGACCTCctctttcaccagtgaacctgggtgatccagcaaacctggaatcgatctgatccatcattgaaaacatttgctaacaaatagctaatagcaaattaccaagaaatccattccaggtttactggatcacccagctttactgatgaaagtgtatcctctccagcctgggggatatttaataaatcaagtcctatGTACTGACAATTGTGATCACTAATAAAATCAGCACGCTCGAAACAAGACTTCTTTGCTTTGTTGGTATGCCAGGGCAGTATTTACAATTAGCCAAAGATCCCCCAGAGCagccttaaaaataaaagtataaataatagaaactattatattaaataatgataaaaaagagggaaaaagctttattttctcTGACGATGTACCAAACTTGTTTGTCTGCTGATCTATCATCGTCCCTTAAATGGCCCACCATGTTTTAGTCCATTCCCTGTAAGCTCCGGTCATCAAGGATCCTCCCCCTAATCCAAAACTAAATGACACCCACCATTATTCAACCAACCTCCTGTGAGTTTGGGGCATCAAAGATGCACCCACAGACCTAAATCACAATATAACATGCTTTTAATGTCTGTAGGcatagagagagaagaaagatggtgaATGTGATCTCCAAAAACAAcctgcagatatatatatttatgagggTGTCCAAACAGGGTAGCAATGGGTGACTCCGGAGTTCAgcatatacatataatttattcaACCAATATAAagttaagaacattttttaaagtataaatacaaagtaacaaacaCAAAATTAGTTTATTCCCAAAAGAATGATAATTTCATGATCTATAAGGATATATAAAGAGAGAAATTATTCACTGGTGTAACCTGGCTGTtataaaaacattggaaaattaATCAGTGCTATGAGTGTTTGAATTTTCAAAAGCCAATTGTTTCTGTCTTTTCAATATATTAACTTACAagttttctatgtttattttaaattaggagCATTTAAGGATTTCACCTTTCAAAGcctattttgctatatttttagtGATATGTAATATGATGACAATAACTTGGataatagttataatattttatttgatttttggaTAATATGTAAGactaataacattaatattattattattcactaaTTTGTTAAATAGCTGAATATCTcatatttttacaattacattacCATATCAAGAAGATGTATGTGAATACCATACTTACAATCATTATTCATATCTATCAAAGTTATCTAGTATATATCATTTAAAGTGGACTACctctaaaacattaaaatagaattaaaccAAGTATGGTAATGTAACAAATGTACctgaaaaacaataatatattgtaaaaattaaatattactttaa belongs to Pyxicephalus adspersus chromosome 2, UCB_Pads_2.0, whole genome shotgun sequence and includes:
- the LOC140324903 gene encoding olfactory receptor 10A7-like; this translates as MKKLTVVYKNNITSVVLLGFPNLKHIKVLNFIVLLAIYCVTICGNFLVMALSLLSKNLQSPMYFFISQLSLFDIMLSTVILPNLLYIVLYDGCTMSLTGCITQFSFFTTTETCECLLLTVMSYDRYLAIYKPFHYNSIINRTFCIKTVLIIWLLGIKITLINPISMSTLEYCGPNIIDHFYCDFEPILALSCSDTSWINLQTILLAFFFVAVPFLIIILSYIYIAATVLKIPSATGRQKAFSTCSSHLSVVSIFYGTIIVVYLFAKRGQMHVMSKLLSLFYTVITPLLNPMIYTFRNKEFKKVLEKLLSKSSTFW